The genome window GTCACCAACTGTTTTTGCATGATCAAAAAGCACCAGCACAAGAATTGATCGACGGCGGCGCAACGGTTTGCAAATCTGGCGCTGAAGTTGCTAAAAGCGCAGACATCATCATCACCATGGTGCCGGATACCCCGCACGTGGACGCAGTTTTGTTCGCAGAAAACGGTGTTGCAGCTGGTTTGAGCAAAGGCAAAATCGTGGTCGACATGAGCTCGATCTCGCCTATCGCTACCAAAGAATTCGCGAAAAAAATCAATGCACTGGGTTGCGAATACCTGGATGCACCAGTATCCGGCGGCGAAGTCGGTGCTAAAGCAGCATCGCTGACCATCATGATCGGTGGTTCGGAAGCAGCGTTCAACACAGTCAAACCTTTGTTTGAACTGATGGGTAAAAACATCACCCTGGTTGGCGGCAACGGCGACGGTCAAACCACCAAAGTAGCTAACCAAATCATCGTTGCACTGAACATCCAGGCGGTTTCCGAAGCCCTGTTGTTCGCATCGAAAGCCGGCGCGGATCCTGCAAAAGTACGTCAGGCTCTGATGGGTGGTTTCGCTAACTCGCGCATCCTGGAAGTACACGGTGAGCGTATGGTTAAACGTACCTTCAACCCAGGCTTCCGTATCGAACTGCATCAAAAAGATTTGAACCTGGCATTGCAAGGTGCGAAGGCAATGGGCGTATCCTTGCCTAACACTGCAAACACCCAGGAACTGATGAACGCATGCGCAGCTAATGGCATGAGCGGTCTGGATCACTCGGCACTGTGCCGCGCGATCGAAATCATGTCGAACCACGAAATCGCCAAGGCGTAATTCGTTCGACTGATTTGAGTACTGCTGCCGGCATTGCATTCAGGTGCAATGCCGGTTTGATTCAAAATTTTTAAAAGTAGCTTGCCCCATGTCGATTGATCCGCGTCAGTTTTTGAATGACCTGTATGCCACCGCAGTTGAGGCCGTGAGCGCACAGAAGTGCATGCCCGCCTATCTGCCAAAGCAATCTGCCAAGGGTCGTACCCTGGTGATCGGTGCCGGTAAAGGTGCCGCCGCAATGGCCAAGGTAGTTGAAGATACGTGGCCTGGCAAAGTAGAAGGTTTGATCGTGACGCGTTATGGTCACGGCGCTGACTGCAAACAAATTGAAGTAGTAGAAGCTGCACATCCGGTACCGGATGAAGCTGGTCGTCAAGCGGCCGGCCGTATGCTGGAACTGGTCAAAGGTTTGACCGAAGACGATCTGGTTTTGTGCCTGATCACAGGCGGCGGCTCCGCCTTGCTGAGCTTGCCGGGTGAAGGCATCACGCTTGAGCAAAAACAAGCATTGAACAAGGCATTGCTGAAAAGCGGCGCCACGATTTCCGAAATGAACTGCGTGCGCAAGCACTTGTCCGCCATCAAAGGCGGTCGCCTGGCGTTGGCATGCGCACCGGCGCGCGTGGTTACCCTGCTGATCTCCGATGTACCTGGCGATGATCCTGGCGTGATCGCCAGCGGTCCGACCCTGCCTGATCCGACAACTTGCGCGGAATCCCTGGCGATCCTGAAAAAATACGGTATCGAAATTCCGGACAATATCCTGAAGCATCTCGAATCCGGCGCCGGTGAAACACCGAAGCCAGGTGACCCGCGTTTCGCACGCAATGAACATCATGTCATGGCAACCGCACAGCACGCGCTGGAAGCGGCAGCAGCCAAAGCACGCGCTGCC of Janthinobacterium sp. Marseille contains these proteins:
- the glxR gene encoding 2-hydroxy-3-oxopropionate reductase, with the protein product MAKVGFIGLGIMGAPMALNLQKGGHQLFLHDQKAPAQELIDGGATVCKSGAEVAKSADIIITMVPDTPHVDAVLFAENGVAAGLSKGKIVVDMSSISPIATKEFAKKINALGCEYLDAPVSGGEVGAKAASLTIMIGGSEAAFNTVKPLFELMGKNITLVGGNGDGQTTKVANQIIVALNIQAVSEALLFASKAGADPAKVRQALMGGFANSRILEVHGERMVKRTFNPGFRIELHQKDLNLALQGAKAMGVSLPNTANTQELMNACAANGMSGLDHSALCRAIEIMSNHEIAKA
- a CDS encoding glycerate kinase, yielding MSIDPRQFLNDLYATAVEAVSAQKCMPAYLPKQSAKGRTLVIGAGKGAAAMAKVVEDTWPGKVEGLIVTRYGHGADCKQIEVVEAAHPVPDEAGRQAAGRMLELVKGLTEDDLVLCLITGGGSALLSLPGEGITLEQKQALNKALLKSGATISEMNCVRKHLSAIKGGRLALACAPARVVTLLISDVPGDDPGVIASGPTLPDPTTCAESLAILKKYGIEIPDNILKHLESGAGETPKPGDPRFARNEHHVMATAQHALEAAAAKARAAGITPYILSNDLEGESRDVGMVHAALAKQVAKYGQPFAKPCVILSGGETTVTVRGKGRGGRNAEFLLSLAVSLQGTAGIHALACDTDGIDGSEDNAGAIYQPDSWTRATEQGLNAKAMLENNDGYGFFSALGDLIVSGPTRTNVNDFRAILIL